One Candidatus Hydrogenedentota bacterium genomic region harbors:
- a CDS encoding DUF1080 domain-containing protein, which translates to MKKTVLSLALALGLAMPALAASQVEIELQGNFEGSAKSPSGEVMPLAAQIVALGSGKHVAKILVGDAKVEIEGRSRGKIEDGIIDYSGTIDLGNDLGGEYAITATVQNKVFSGEAKSAEGVHTFSLNRVQKPSPTLGQAPPEGAVVLMDGTSMDAWVVKPLWQLIGDGAMGMRRGSITTKEEFGSAHYHVEFKTPLMPREEPGSQGRGNSGVYVMGRYEVQVLDSFTDEVKDNRCGGIYQKAVPRVNASLPPEEWQTYDITMRAPEFDASGNKTKDAVITVVHNGITIHDNVVLPSATPGGVSGEETAKGVLMLQDHGDDVNYRNVWVNPLD; encoded by the coding sequence ATGAAGAAGACCGTTTTGTCATTGGCATTGGCCCTGGGCCTGGCGATGCCCGCCTTGGCCGCGAGCCAGGTGGAAATCGAACTTCAGGGCAACTTTGAGGGATCGGCGAAGTCGCCCTCGGGCGAGGTGATGCCGCTGGCGGCGCAGATTGTGGCGCTGGGCAGTGGAAAACATGTCGCGAAGATTCTGGTGGGCGACGCCAAGGTCGAAATCGAGGGCCGGAGCCGGGGCAAAATCGAAGACGGTATCATCGATTACAGCGGAACCATCGACCTGGGCAACGACCTCGGCGGCGAATACGCGATCACGGCCACCGTTCAGAACAAGGTGTTCTCGGGCGAGGCGAAGTCCGCCGAAGGCGTGCACACCTTTTCCTTGAACCGGGTCCAGAAGCCCTCCCCCACGCTCGGCCAGGCCCCTCCGGAGGGCGCGGTGGTGCTGATGGACGGCACGAGCATGGACGCGTGGGTGGTCAAGCCGCTGTGGCAGCTCATCGGCGACGGCGCGATGGGCATGCGGCGCGGTTCGATCACCACGAAGGAGGAATTCGGCAGCGCGCATTACCACGTGGAATTCAAGACCCCGTTGATGCCGCGCGAAGAGCCCGGCAGCCAGGGCCGCGGCAACAGCGGCGTCTACGTGATGGGCCGCTACGAGGTGCAGGTGCTCGACAGCTTCACGGACGAGGTGAAGGACAACCGCTGCGGCGGCATCTACCAGAAGGCGGTGCCGCGGGTGAACGCGAGCCTGCCGCCGGAAGAGTGGCAGACCTACGACATTACGATGCGCGCGCCGGAGTTTGACGCGAGCGGCAATAAGACGAAGGACGCCGTCATTACGGTGGTGCACAATGGGATCACGATCCACGACAACGTGGTGCTGCCGAGCGCCACGCCGGGCGGCGTAAGCGGCGAGGAGACCGCGAAGGGCGTGCTGATGCTCCAGGATCACGGCGACGACGTGAATTACCGAAACGTCTGGGTCAATCCACTCGACTAA
- a CDS encoding glycosyltransferase family 2 protein translates to MTTRTPANTPPDPHPRLSVVIPAYNEAMRIEATLVHLQRYLDKQDYSSEIIVVDDGSTDATFGIVRNMRTPSRIPVRIHQLPENRGKGAAVKAGMAGLARGAVRLFYDADASTPIEELEKVWPALEAGADVVIGSRALPDSRVELHQAPYREFLGRVFNRLLKLLRLTAFLDTQCGFKAFTAEAAEQVFPRQTLEGFSFDVELLFIAARAGLDIREVPVRWINSPASRVNPVTDSARMFRDVFLIHYRNWQGRYSQ, encoded by the coding sequence ATGACGACCCGCACCCCCGCGAATACGCCGCCCGACCCGCACCCGCGCCTTTCCGTGGTCATTCCGGCGTATAACGAGGCCATGCGCATTGAGGCGACGCTGGTTCACCTCCAACGCTATCTGGATAAGCAGGATTATTCGTCTGAAATAATCGTGGTGGACGATGGCAGCACGGACGCCACCTTCGGCATCGTGCGGAACATGCGCACGCCGAGCCGGATCCCCGTCCGGATCCATCAGCTGCCGGAGAACCGGGGCAAAGGCGCGGCGGTGAAGGCCGGGATGGCCGGCCTGGCGCGGGGCGCGGTCCGGCTGTTCTACGACGCCGACGCCTCGACGCCCATTGAAGAGCTGGAAAAGGTGTGGCCGGCGCTCGAAGCGGGCGCGGATGTCGTGATCGGCTCGCGCGCCCTGCCCGACTCCCGCGTGGAGCTTCACCAGGCGCCCTACCGCGAATTCCTGGGCCGCGTGTTTAACCGGCTCCTGAAGCTGCTCCGCCTGACCGCTTTTCTCGATACGCAATGCGGATTCAAGGCCTTCACGGCGGAGGCGGCGGAGCAGGTGTTCCCCCGCCAGACCCTCGAGGGTTTCAGTTTCGATGTGGAGCTGTTGTTTATCGCCGCCCGCGCCGGACTGGACATCCGCGAGGTTCCCGTGCGCTGGATCAACAGCCCGGCCTCCCGCGTCAACCCGGTGACCGACTCAGCCCGTATGTTTCGGGACGTTTTCCTGATACACTACCGGAACTGGCAGGGGCGCTACAGCCAATAG
- the thiF gene encoding sulfur carrier protein ThiS adenylyltransferase ThiF: MPDTITITLSEQTVHVPAGMTLHDLREEHKPGADVVILNGAPAAEDSVLREGDAVVFIRRGEVPRKQELEALMAARHTPGVHARLKAASVGIAGVGGLGSSVAIALARIGIGRLILVDFDVVEPSNLNRQQFFVDQIGLPKVDAMCFNLQRINPYVDVRPHQVRLEPDNIGQYFADVDVLVEAFDRADQKAMLAESYGRQFPGKPLVAASGLAGHMPANTVQTRRIGRALILVGDGVTAAQPGTGLMAPRVGIAAHHQANAVLRILLGEDPAG, from the coding sequence ATGCCCGACACGATTACCATCACGCTGTCCGAACAAACGGTCCACGTGCCCGCCGGGATGACCCTGCACGATCTGCGCGAGGAGCACAAGCCCGGCGCGGACGTAGTCATTCTCAACGGGGCGCCGGCCGCGGAGGATAGCGTCCTGCGGGAGGGCGACGCGGTCGTGTTCATCCGCCGCGGCGAGGTTCCCCGCAAGCAGGAGCTCGAAGCGCTGATGGCGGCGCGGCACACCCCCGGGGTCCACGCGAGATTGAAGGCGGCCTCGGTTGGCATTGCGGGTGTGGGCGGCCTCGGTTCTTCCGTGGCGATCGCGCTCGCGCGGATCGGTATCGGGCGCCTGATCCTGGTCGACTTCGACGTCGTGGAACCGAGTAACCTGAACCGGCAGCAGTTTTTCGTGGATCAGATTGGCCTTCCCAAAGTGGATGCGATGTGCTTCAATCTCCAGCGCATCAATCCCTACGTCGACGTGCGGCCCCACCAGGTCCGGCTCGAGCCGGACAACATCGGCCAGTATTTCGCCGATGTGGATGTGCTGGTGGAAGCTTTCGACCGTGCGGACCAGAAGGCCATGCTCGCCGAGAGCTATGGGCGGCAGTTTCCGGGCAAGCCGCTTGTGGCCGCGAGCGGACTGGCGGGGCATATGCCCGCGAACACCGTCCAGACGCGCCGCATCGGGCGCGCGCTCATCCTCGTGGGCGACGGCGTAACGGCGGCGCAGCCCGGCACCGGGCTCATGGCGCCGCGCGTGGGCATTGCCGCCCACCACCAGGCCAATGCCGTGCTCCGGATCCTCCTGGGGGAAGACCCGGCGGGCTGA
- a CDS encoding RNA polymerase sigma factor, which yields MDDASTYTPEGKSDPADEDLMARVKSGDDGALELLVRRYEQPLFQYARRMLGNAADAEDVFQEAFLRVFLHRNRFWSGAPFRPWLYRIATNLCRDRLRYRARRREIQPEADDGLLDPIARAPAAGIAPDAAAEGEERGRRMREALGALSLKHRAVFLMAHQEGLTYAEIARVLRIPAGTVKSRMNKAVSQLMAALESIE from the coding sequence ATGGACGACGCTTCGACGTATACGCCGGAAGGAAAGAGCGACCCAGCGGACGAGGACCTCATGGCCCGGGTGAAGTCCGGTGACGACGGGGCCCTGGAGCTATTGGTGCGCCGGTACGAACAGCCGCTGTTCCAGTACGCCCGCCGCATGCTGGGCAACGCGGCGGACGCCGAGGATGTGTTCCAGGAGGCCTTCCTGCGCGTTTTTCTGCACCGGAATCGCTTCTGGAGCGGCGCGCCGTTCAGGCCGTGGCTTTACCGGATTGCGACGAATCTCTGCAGAGACCGGTTGCGCTACCGTGCGCGGCGACGCGAGATACAGCCGGAGGCCGATGATGGGTTGCTTGATCCGATCGCGCGGGCCCCGGCGGCGGGAATCGCGCCCGACGCCGCCGCCGAGGGAGAGGAGCGCGGCCGGCGCATGCGGGAGGCGCTTGGGGCGCTCAGTTTAAAACACCGCGCGGTTTTTCTCATGGCCCATCAGGAGGGCCTTACGTATGCCGAGATAGCGCGGGTGTTGCGTATTCCGGCGGGTACCGTGAAATCGCGCATGAACAAGGCCGTGAGCCAGCTCATGGCCGCGCTGGAGTCGATAGAGTGA
- a CDS encoding DUF342 domain-containing protein yields MSQTNEPAAGARAPSGPKFELGPADDYMAIVLSCTVPPRDPELLTPRIRNELARMGVEQDERLDEAVRRYREAVQTLGNHLEGVVLLEGTPPLPPVDESIRWNGNFHAKGFQVDPETGRADYRRRLADVSVEENQLLAEVLPGQLGQNGQDVFGRVVPPRPPRPARIREGRNVRHNPAERAYYAETSGRFRFVAGVLAVDDVFRVEGDAGLRTGNINHPGALVVTRDIQSGAEVIAQGDIDVGENIEDATVESGGSVTVQGGISCKERGSIRAAGNVHARYLRNVDIEAGGDVYVDREINQCTIRTRGAVIVKQGRIVGGSIIALRGVETGDLGSDACIPSEIVAGKDYTKESVLAEKRAALENARQLVMRLRESVAPLRAKQHALTPELKLRLASLTGELQKRETVFQDAERDLNDLLRAAAETANYQIYVHGKIYPDNLVQVGAQIKRIPEPLDGPLRIGLKDGKLAFFRLKGNESLQGTL; encoded by the coding sequence ATGAGCCAGACAAACGAACCAGCCGCCGGCGCCCGGGCGCCCTCCGGACCGAAATTCGAACTCGGGCCGGCGGACGACTACATGGCGATTGTCCTCAGTTGCACGGTCCCCCCGCGCGACCCGGAATTGTTGACGCCGCGCATCCGGAACGAACTGGCGCGGATGGGCGTGGAGCAAGACGAACGCCTGGATGAGGCCGTCCGGCGCTACCGCGAAGCCGTACAGACACTGGGCAATCATCTGGAGGGCGTGGTGTTGCTGGAAGGTACGCCGCCGCTCCCGCCCGTGGACGAGTCGATCCGCTGGAACGGCAATTTTCACGCGAAGGGCTTCCAGGTCGACCCGGAAACCGGGCGGGCGGACTACCGGCGGCGTTTGGCGGACGTTTCGGTGGAGGAAAACCAGCTTCTGGCCGAAGTCCTGCCCGGACAGCTCGGGCAAAACGGCCAGGACGTGTTCGGGCGCGTGGTGCCGCCGCGCCCGCCGCGCCCCGCCCGGATCCGGGAGGGCCGCAACGTGCGGCACAATCCGGCGGAGCGCGCGTACTACGCCGAGACCAGCGGCCGTTTCCGCTTCGTGGCGGGTGTACTCGCCGTGGACGACGTGTTCCGGGTGGAGGGCGATGCCGGTCTCCGTACGGGCAATATCAACCACCCCGGCGCGCTGGTCGTCACGCGCGATATTCAGAGCGGCGCCGAGGTCATCGCCCAGGGGGATATCGACGTGGGCGAGAATATCGAAGACGCCACGGTGGAGTCGGGCGGCAGCGTGACGGTTCAGGGGGGCATTTCCTGCAAGGAACGCGGTTCGATCCGCGCGGCGGGGAACGTGCACGCGCGGTATCTTAGAAATGTGGATATTGAGGCCGGAGGCGATGTCTATGTCGACCGCGAGATCAACCAGTGCACGATTCGCACCCGGGGCGCGGTCATCGTCAAGCAGGGCCGGATCGTTGGCGGTTCGATAATCGCGCTGCGCGGCGTGGAAACGGGCGATCTGGGCAGCGACGCGTGCATTCCGTCCGAGATCGTGGCCGGCAAGGATTATACGAAGGAAAGCGTGCTGGCGGAGAAGCGGGCGGCGTTGGAGAATGCCCGCCAGCTCGTGATGCGGCTGCGCGAAAGCGTTGCGCCCTTGCGCGCGAAGCAGCACGCGCTGACCCCGGAGCTGAAGCTGCGCCTGGCGTCCTTGACCGGGGAATTGCAGAAGCGCGAGACCGTGTTCCAGGATGCCGAGCGCGATTTGAACGACCTGTTGCGGGCGGCGGCGGAAACGGCCAACTACCAGATCTATGTCCACGGCAAGATTTACCCGGACAATCTCGTCCAGGTGGGCGCGCAGATCAAGCGCATTCCGGAGCCGCTGGATGGCCCGTTGCGAATCGGGCTGAAAGATGGCAAACTGGCCTTTTTCCGGCTCAAGGGCAACGAAAGCCTGCAAGGTACGCTGTGA
- a CDS encoding dicarboxylate/amino acid:cation symporter yields MKKISLHNQIFIAMIIGLLAGFALNLGASPKSALFTHSVWWMDLIGRDLFIGALKMIIAPLILASIITGITTLPRAEALGQIGGKIALYYAGTTCVAVFIGVTLISLIQPGHTAASREVRAGREAELAQYRAEFARNSGRDPVSEEHRGEYLAFLAEKDGAAAATGSFGASYQNMRAAEDIGPLDLIRMQLLSPMLTNPFESLARANTLGIIFFSVLIGLACLVLGETAAPVVRLFSAMNDIIMKITLWIMEFSPLAIGCLMGSTMATLGFDALQSLAWYSLTIVLALALHSVFIVGIVSYLARIRPAFFLRGIRDAWMVAFSTASSAATLPVTIQCVTKELEVSEEVADFTLPVGATLNMDGSALHEAVAIMFLLQVYGGVDDVPVVLTWANTFVIAITAVIASAGVAAIPSAGLVALAIIAHAVGLPLHYIFLVLAVDRILDMCRTATNVMGDMAGATVVNYWEKKRRAAAAAP; encoded by the coding sequence ATGAAGAAGATCAGCCTGCACAACCAGATTTTCATCGCCATGATCATTGGCCTGCTCGCCGGCTTCGCATTGAATCTCGGGGCATCTCCCAAATCCGCCCTTTTCACGCACAGCGTATGGTGGATGGACCTGATCGGACGGGATCTATTCATCGGCGCCCTTAAAATGATCATCGCGCCGCTCATCCTGGCATCGATTATCACCGGCATCACCACGCTGCCCCGCGCGGAAGCTCTCGGCCAGATCGGCGGCAAGATCGCCCTCTACTACGCCGGCACGACCTGCGTGGCCGTCTTCATCGGCGTCACGCTCATTTCCCTTATCCAGCCGGGGCACACGGCGGCCTCCCGGGAAGTCCGCGCGGGCCGCGAGGCCGAACTCGCGCAATACAGAGCCGAGTTCGCACGAAATTCGGGCCGCGACCCGGTGTCGGAGGAACACCGCGGCGAGTACCTGGCCTTCCTGGCGGAGAAAGACGGGGCCGCGGCCGCCACGGGATCCTTCGGAGCAAGCTACCAGAACATGCGGGCGGCGGAAGACATTGGACCGCTGGACCTGATCCGGATGCAGCTCCTCTCCCCCATGCTGACCAATCCCTTCGAGTCGCTGGCGCGCGCAAACACGCTCGGAATCATCTTTTTCTCGGTACTGATCGGCCTGGCCTGCCTGGTGCTCGGGGAAACCGCCGCGCCGGTCGTGCGGCTCTTTTCGGCGATGAACGACATCATCATGAAAATCACCTTGTGGATCATGGAGTTTTCCCCCCTGGCGATCGGGTGCCTCATGGGATCCACCATGGCGACACTCGGATTCGACGCCCTCCAGAGCCTGGCCTGGTATTCCCTCACCATCGTCCTTGCGCTGGCCCTGCATTCCGTGTTCATTGTGGGTATCGTCTCGTACCTGGCCAGAATACGCCCGGCGTTCTTCCTCCGCGGCATCCGAGACGCGTGGATGGTGGCCTTTTCCACCGCGTCGTCCGCGGCCACGCTCCCCGTGACCATCCAATGCGTGACGAAGGAACTCGAAGTCTCCGAGGAAGTCGCGGACTTCACGCTTCCCGTCGGCGCGACCCTCAACATGGACGGTTCCGCCCTGCATGAGGCGGTGGCGATCATGTTCCTGCTGCAAGTCTACGGCGGCGTGGACGACGTGCCGGTGGTGTTGACGTGGGCCAACACGTTCGTCATCGCGATCACGGCGGTAATCGCCTCGGCGGGCGTGGCCGCGATCCCCAGCGCGGGACTCGTGGCCCTGGCCATCATCGCGCACGCGGTGGGCCTGCCCCTGCATTACATCTTCCTGGTGCTGGCCGTGGACCGGATCCTGGACATGTGCCGGACCGCCACCAACGTCATGGGCGACATGGCGGGCGCGACCGTCGTAAACTACTGGGAGAAGAAGCGGCGCGCCGCCGCCGCGGCGCCCTGA
- a CDS encoding SIS domain-containing protein: MTSFFEAARRVLDAVETSQQESIALATRLIADSLLSGGVWHLCGTGHSHIISEEVYYRAGGLAPVNAILFPALMQHEGPASSTKLERLCGLARIILEKQDMRPGEVLTIISNSGKNAVPIEMAHLAHGHGLKTVALTSLAQSKAAEFGKGQDQKLFEVCDVVIDNCGTPGDAALRVPGADLYTGPTSTLANVAIIQQIVYGVACAFHEAGQEPPLFKSANLPGGDAWNQALIERYGARVNLR; encoded by the coding sequence ATGACCAGTTTTTTCGAAGCAGCCCGGCGCGTTCTTGACGCGGTGGAAACCAGCCAGCAGGAAAGCATCGCCCTCGCCACGCGCCTCATTGCGGACAGCCTGCTTTCCGGGGGCGTGTGGCACCTGTGCGGCACGGGCCACTCGCACATCATCAGCGAGGAAGTCTACTACCGCGCGGGAGGCCTGGCCCCGGTCAACGCGATTCTCTTTCCCGCCCTGATGCAGCACGAGGGCCCCGCAAGCAGCACGAAGCTGGAGCGGCTCTGCGGCCTCGCCAGGATCATCCTCGAGAAGCAGGACATGCGCCCGGGCGAAGTGCTGACCATCATTTCCAACAGCGGCAAGAACGCGGTTCCCATTGAAATGGCGCACCTGGCCCATGGCCACGGATTGAAGACCGTCGCCCTGACTTCGCTGGCGCAATCGAAAGCCGCGGAATTTGGCAAGGGCCAGGACCAAAAGCTCTTCGAGGTCTGCGATGTCGTCATCGACAACTGCGGAACGCCGGGAGACGCCGCGCTGCGCGTGCCCGGCGCCGACCTGTACACCGGCCCGACCTCGACGCTGGCGAATGTGGCGATCATCCAACAGATTGTCTACGGCGTCGCCTGCGCGTTTCACGAGGCCGGGCAGGAGCCGCCGCTGTTCAAGTCCGCCAACCTGCCGGGCGGCGACGCGTGGAACCAGGCGCTGATTGAACGCTACGGGGCGCGGGTAAACTTGCGATGA
- the queG gene encoding tRNA epoxyqueuosine(34) reductase QueG, whose protein sequence is MTELPGGRARAVKARAAELGFDACGIAEAGPVDPEDRLGQWLRAGYHADMDWMARTRNVRQDPRHKMPGARSIVVVARNYYQPGPDPAPGRGKVARYAWGRDYHKVLRKPLIALARFLDAFGVETPSYASVDSGPVMERAWAERAGVGWVGKNSLVLRRDIGSWFFLGTVVTEVSLAPDAPVTEHCGTCRACLDACPTGAIVADGVVDSNRCISYQTIENREEIPSQLHSQLAGWVFGCDICQDVCPWNRFARPTTEPGFAARSGQTSPDLDELLKLDERRFDARFAGTAIRRAKWRGMVRNARIALRNAGKT, encoded by the coding sequence ATGACGGAGCTCCCGGGGGGCCGCGCGCGGGCCGTGAAAGCACGCGCCGCCGAGCTCGGTTTCGACGCGTGCGGGATTGCGGAGGCCGGGCCAGTGGACCCGGAGGACCGGCTGGGCCAGTGGCTTCGCGCGGGGTACCACGCCGACATGGACTGGATGGCCCGGACCCGCAACGTGCGGCAGGATCCCCGACACAAGATGCCCGGAGCGCGTTCGATCGTGGTTGTGGCGCGCAACTATTACCAGCCCGGGCCCGATCCCGCCCCCGGACGCGGCAAGGTCGCCCGATACGCCTGGGGCCGCGACTACCACAAGGTGCTGCGCAAGCCGCTTATCGCGCTGGCGCGTTTTCTCGACGCCTTTGGCGTCGAGACGCCCAGCTATGCCTCCGTGGACAGCGGGCCGGTGATGGAGCGCGCGTGGGCCGAGCGCGCGGGCGTCGGGTGGGTCGGGAAAAACAGCCTGGTCCTGCGGAGGGACATCGGATCGTGGTTTTTCCTGGGGACGGTCGTCACGGAAGTCTCCCTTGCGCCCGACGCGCCCGTGACGGAACACTGCGGGACCTGCCGCGCGTGCCTGGATGCGTGCCCGACGGGGGCGATTGTGGCCGACGGGGTGGTGGATTCGAACCGATGCATCTCCTACCAAACCATCGAAAACCGGGAAGAGATCCCATCGCAACTCCACAGCCAGCTGGCCGGCTGGGTGTTCGGTTGCGACATCTGCCAGGACGTATGCCCCTGGAACCGATTCGCCCGCCCCACCACGGAGCCCGGTTTTGCGGCCCGGTCAGGCCAGACCAGCCCGGATCTGGATGAACTCCTCAAGCTGGATGAGCGGCGGTTCGACGCGCGTTTCGCGGGGACGGCGATCCGGCGCGCAAAATGGCGCGGGATGGTACGAAATGCGCGCATAGCTCTGCGAAACGCCGGAAAGACCTGA
- the raiA gene encoding ribosome-associated translation inhibitor RaiA — protein sequence MNVTVTGRHMEMTDALKAYIQNGLEKVASHFDKTFDADVVLDVEKHRHIAEVNVHANGVRIHSKEASNDMYASVDAAMAKLEKQIRKFKDRINRHQPRTAREARDYHHAILSAAPDGHETEPQPEETHDTHRVVLREKLSMKPMSIDEAMMQLELVEDQPFLVFSNADTSEVNVLYSRNDGTYGLIEPKF from the coding sequence ATGAACGTAACGGTGACCGGACGGCATATGGAAATGACCGATGCCTTGAAGGCCTATATTCAGAACGGGCTGGAAAAGGTGGCGTCACACTTCGACAAGACGTTCGATGCCGATGTGGTGCTGGATGTCGAGAAGCACCGACATATCGCCGAAGTCAATGTTCACGCGAACGGCGTGCGAATCCACAGCAAGGAAGCTTCGAATGACATGTACGCGTCGGTGGATGCGGCCATGGCGAAGCTTGAGAAGCAAATCCGGAAATTCAAGGACCGGATCAACCGGCACCAGCCGCGCACCGCGCGGGAGGCCCGGGATTATCACCACGCCATCCTCTCGGCGGCTCCGGACGGCCACGAGACCGAGCCCCAGCCGGAGGAAACCCACGATACCCACCGTGTTGTGCTTCGGGAGAAGCTCTCGATGAAGCCGATGAGCATCGACGAGGCGATGATGCAGCTCGAGCTGGTGGAAGACCAGCCCTTCCTCGTCTTTTCGAATGCGGACACGTCGGAAGTCAATGTACTTTATTCGCGCAATGACGGAACGTACGGATTGATTGAGCCGAAGTTCTAG
- the hprK gene encoding HPr(Ser) kinase/phosphatase, producing the protein MTDDLDIEVIAGYQGIGRPVFTSDINRPGLALSGYLEYFANDRVQLLGNTEIHFMEKLPPALLQRRLAAMFSFEIPIFVLSRNLTPQNVFLDLCNQRGVPVLRTSRSTDEVISRIILFLAEEFSPETVVHGTAVDCYGVGCLIVGSPGVGKSETALELVERGHRLIADDVVALKRLREDNLYAETNPVIEHHMEIRGVGIIDVKAVFGVGCVRNIKRIGLIVELEEWDQSAAYDRTGLVEEHVDILGVRIPHLRIPVRPGRNMAIIIEVAALNHRLKELGMNPAEQFNNRILGIINDRSS; encoded by the coding sequence ATGACCGACGACCTGGACATTGAGGTCATCGCGGGATACCAGGGAATCGGGCGTCCAGTATTCACCTCGGACATCAACCGGCCCGGCCTGGCGCTGAGCGGTTACCTGGAGTATTTCGCGAACGACCGCGTCCAGCTCCTGGGCAACACCGAGATCCATTTTATGGAAAAGCTGCCGCCGGCGCTGCTTCAACGGCGCCTGGCGGCAATGTTTTCTTTTGAAATCCCCATTTTCGTGCTTTCACGAAACCTTACGCCGCAGAATGTGTTCCTCGATCTCTGCAACCAGCGGGGGGTCCCGGTCCTCCGGACCTCCCGGTCGACGGACGAAGTCATCAGCCGCATCATCCTCTTCCTGGCGGAGGAATTCTCCCCGGAGACGGTGGTGCACGGGACCGCGGTGGACTGTTACGGGGTGGGCTGCCTCATCGTGGGGTCGCCCGGGGTGGGCAAGAGTGAAACCGCGCTGGAACTGGTCGAGCGCGGCCACCGCCTGATCGCGGACGATGTAGTCGCCCTCAAGCGGCTCCGCGAGGACAATTTGTACGCCGAGACCAATCCGGTCATCGAGCATCACATGGAAATCCGCGGGGTCGGCATCATCGATGTGAAAGCGGTGTTCGGCGTGGGTTGCGTGCGCAATATCAAGCGCATCGGCCTGATCGTGGAGTTGGAGGAATGGGATCAGTCCGCGGCCTATGACCGGACAGGCCTGGTGGAGGAGCATGTGGACATCCTGGGCGTGCGCATCCCGCATTTGCGCATCCCGGTGCGGCCGGGCCGGAACATGGCCATCATCATCGAGGTGGCGGCGCTGAACCACCGCCTCAAGGAGCTGGGCATGAACCCGGCCGAGCAGTTCAACAACCGCATTCTGGGTATCATCAACGATCGCAGCAGCTGA